GGCGTCCAGTTCGCCATCGCCACGGTTCCCCCCGGTGCACACACGCGCAGCAGTTCCTTCGCGACCAGATCCGGCCGCGGCGCGAACATCGCGCCGATCAGGCTCGTGACGACATCGAAGCTCGCATCCTCGAAGGGCAGCGCTTCTGCATCAGCTTCTTCGAAGCGAGCCCGGAGACCCTCAGCATGCGCACGGGCCTGCGCCCGCTCCACCCAGTTACTGGCGATATCGACTCCGGCCACCTCCAGGCCGTCCTTCGCGGCCATCAGAGCGAGCTGGCCGGAACCGCAGCCCACGTCCAGGAACCGGCTTCCCGGTGCGACCGGCAGCCGCTCGTAAAACTCCCGCGCGCCGCCCTCCATGTACCGCGAGAATCGGTCGTAGTCGCCGGCCATCCAGATGGTCTTGAGCCGCACTTTTAGATTGTCCAATTCCCGAATCGCTGTGCTCGTCATGATCGGTTCCTCCCTCTGGTCTTAGAATGACGCCGCAGATCAGTGCCACGTTGTCTCTGCTCGCACTATACGGAGCCGGTGTTCCGGCGTCTTATCCGCTCGTCTGGCTCTCTTATCAGGAGAATGCTAAGCTGGCGGATCGTTTATCCGGGCGTCCGGCCCGTTTAGCCGAAACGCTTGCGACGGGATCACATCACATGGATGTGTTGTCTGAAGTTCTGAAGGCCGTGAAGCTTGATGGCGCGGTCTTTTTCCACGGCGAGTTTTCTTCGCCCTGGTGTTCGCGCCAGCCCGATGCCTGTGCTATGGCCTCCTATCTGTCCGCCAACACCAAGCACGTGATCATCTATCACTTGGTGACCGAAGGACGGGGGTATGCCCGGGTTGAGCAGAACGGCCGCGCGATATCCCTTGAGGCCGGCGACATCATCATCGTCCCGCACGGCGACGCGCACCTGATGGGAAACGGCCCTCCGGTCACACCTGTAGACAGCAGCGAACAACTGAGGCAGGTCCTTGCAGAGGGGAAAATGCTGTCCCAATTTGGAGGCGGCGGAGAACTGACGAGGCTGGTCTGTGGGTACATGACCTGCGACCCGCAACTTTCGCAGGTCTTTCTGGCGGGGCTTCCCCCGATCGTCAAAGTCCATATTCGGGACAATCCGTCTGGACGGTGGGTGGAAGACACCCTTCGATACTCCGTCAACCATGCCGAGACCTCAGGCCCTGGCGGCGCCGCGGTCATCGCCAAATTGTCGGAAGTCTTGTTCGTCGAAACCTTGCGTCGGTACATCGAGAAGTTGCCGCGGACACAGACCGGATGGCTCGCCGGGGTGCGCGATCCGGACGTGGGAAAGGCTCTGGCGCTATTGCACAAGCAGCCGGCTCACCCGTGGACCATTGCCACGCTCGCCAGCGAGGTCGGCCTATCCCGCTCCGTGCTCGCCGAGCGATTCCAGCATTATCTGTCAGACACGCCGATCGGCTATCTCACGCGCTGGAGACTACAGCTCGCCGCACAGCTGTTGACATCGACGTCCAAAAGCGTAGCCGAAGTGGCGGGCGATGTCGGCTACGAGTCCGAGCCCTCCTTCAACCGCGCGTTCAAACGGGAGTTCGGCCTGCCGCCCGCCCGGTTCCGCAGCCAATCGAAGGAACGCAAATCGGACAGGCTGCTTTTCTAGGGGTTTCCGCTGAATAATTTGGGGTCATCATGCGCTGGGGGCAGGCATGAGTATGGATTTCTGAGCAGGCAAAGCACAGGACCCATTTCCCGGCGCGTGGCGGTCCGGCGCCTTCCACAGTCTTCTCTTCTGGCTGAACCACCGCAAACAGACTCTTCGTTCAGGCCTCCTTCCCGGCGAGATGGAACGAGCGGAAGACGGCCCTGGATACTGAGAGAAATGAAGAATACAATACTTCCATGTACGCCATACAGCAGCGCGCCGGTCTGGCTATCCAGGCACTGTGTCTGCTCTCCGTCGTGCTGCTTGTGGAAGGATGCAATTCCAAATCTCCGCCTTCCAGCGTCCGATTCCCGATCACATCCGGTTCCCATACCACCTTGCCAACCCCCCAACAGCGCATCCTTCTATGGGGGGATCCTCCCCTGACCGATGTTGCGATGGAATGGCTTCGGTCCCATCACTACTCGAGTGTCCTGATGCCCGAAAACGGCTCCCTCCACACTCCTCAAATTTCTCACACCTTTTCAGATCACAAGGTTGCATATGCCGTCGCAAGGAGCATGCAGGCCGACTATGTGCTTTTTCTTGAACGCGAGGAGAGCAAGGACGGGGCCCTAATCGAGCCGCAATGCGGTCCTCTCTTCTCTGTGGACGTTCGCATAAGCGGGCTATCAGTGGAGAGCAGAGGTGTCGCACTGCGAGCGAACGCCCATTACCCGCAATGTGTCGAGCTCAGCGTTGAGACCTTTCGAAACCTGACTTGCCAGGCCTTCGCCACAGCGTGGGGATACCGCCCGTCCGGGCAACTCGACATCCCGTCGAGTCTAATGTGCACGGTTGGTCAGGCCAAACCGATACCGAGCCGCTAACTCTACGGAGGGCCCTCAGAAGGCAAGGCGTCGGGCTCGATGCACTTCATGGGGGAAGCTGGGGGGGCAGGTCATGCGTTCCAACATTTCCCGACGCGTGGAAGTCCGATCCCTTCTTCGCCTCCCTACCCATCACTGCATACACCTATAGGCGAGCCACTATCCACGACAGTGCCGCATGCCCCGCCTTTCCCCCCTTTTATTTACTGCTCGCCGGACCGTCGTCTAGCCGAGCATCTGCGAAGGCACGACGCCCTGCATCGCCTCGGGTATCGGCTGTCCCATCAAACGCAAACAGGTCGGCGCCACGTCGAGCACTGACAAGTTGGGAAGCCGCCCCCGGCCGGAAATACCCGGTCCTGCAGCGGCAAAGAATCCCCGGAGATCGTGCCGGGTATCGCGGTTGAAAAACAAATCTTTCTGTTCGAGCACGGCGCGCGGGTGTTCAATCCGCCGCTTCGGATAGGGTGCGGGAGCCCAGTCGAAGAAGATGTCCGGCAGTGACCGGTGCGGCTCCGTCCGGTAGAGATCCACGGTACGGGCGATGTACCGAACGGCTGGTAGACCACTCTTGGGATCGATCAGCCGCTTCAGATCATCTTCCACCCGATCCAGCAGCTTCCGGTAGTCGGCACCGGGCTCGACGACGCCCTGCGGTTCCCGTCCGCGGAGATTGACGCGCAGGAGCCCGAGAAAATACGACGGGATCGGAAACAATGTGGTGGCCGGCCAGTCGGTGCCCCCGAACCACTCTCGTGTCAGCATGCGGCCATGAAAGCCATCCGGCAGCCGGTCGCTGATCGCCCGCTGCCAGGATTGCGGGATCATTCGCCGGATCAGGCGAGCTGCGGCCGGCTCTGAGCCGGCAGGCTGTTGCATCCGATGATAGCCCAGCTGCCGGCAGAAGGCCCGCGTGAGTTCAAGGTTCGGGTAGTCCTCCTGGATCCCCATGTTCGACACCACGATCGCTGTGCTATCCTGCCCCAGTTGATCCAGCACCCGGCCGAACATGTGATCGATCGCCTGGTACACGTCACGCGTCGCATGCTTCAAACGGCCTCCGTTGGGCACCGGGGTGCTGGCGCGGTCGGAATACTTCCAGAATTGGTGTCCGGCGATGTGGGCTTCGTGAAACCCGATGACAACCAGGTCAAAATGATCGCGAGCCAGCAGATGCCGACAGATGGCGGCTTTCTGTTCAATCTGCTTCAACAATCCCTTGTAGATCCGTTCGTCGTCATCGACGGTGCCTCCGACCAGTTCTTCCACCCCGAGAGGTGAACCGAATTGCCTGCGCAGATCCGCAAACAGCGACGACGGAACGGAGTACCCCGCAAATCGCGCGTTGTGAGGCGACCAGTTAGCCACCTGCACGCCGGGCACGCCGATCGTACAATGCACTTCCGGCACATCGATGGCCGCCACACGCATGCCACTGTCGCGGAGCTGCCCCCAGAAGGGCACGGCATCGTCGACCCGTTGATCGGAGAGCTCGAGTTCATAGGTGCCCGGTTTGAGCGGACGCCAGTAGTAATACCCGTGTTGCGCCCGGGACAGACCGGAGAGCAGGGAGACCCAGATCCCGTTTTCGCTGACAAACTCGGAGCCGGTGAGCCGGCTTTGCACTCCCCGCTCGAGCAGCCCCTTGATCGTCGGCAGGTAGCCCTCATCAGCCCATTGCTCGATCAGTCCGGCATCGCCAGCATCAAAAGCCAGGAGCACGAGCGGACCGCGTTCACCTGTCTGGTTCATGCGAGACTCCGGGTTGCTGAGATCAGCGGCAGAATAACCCTCCCTCAGCACCGGTTCAAGGGCGCGCGCAGGGCGTCATCCATGCGACGGCCTGCGATCTCCCTTCGCGGGTTGAAACGGAAGCGAGGACCCGCAACCGAATCCTGAAAGGATGTCGAATGTCTATCGGAATAGGAGTCATCGGTTATGCCGGGGCCGCATCACGGCTGCACCTGCCTGTCCTGACCCGTCTCCCCGGAGTACGGGTGACCGCGATCGCCGGAACTACCGGGGAAACCCTTTACGCAATGGCCGATCGCTACGCAATCCCCGGCCGATACCTCGACTATCGCGCCCTGCTGCGCGATCCATCGGTCGATGCCGTGGCAGTCTGCGTCCCGCCGGCCCTGCACGACGTCATCGGACTGGCAGCTCTGGACGCGAAGAAGCACCTTTTCATGGAAAAGCCGCTGGCCCTCTCGCTCGGACAGTGCGCGCAGTTGGTCCAGGCAGCCGAATCGGCGCAGGTGACGACCATGGTCGGCTTCCATCTTCGCTGGCATCGGCTCGTGCAAGAGGCGCAGAAACGGATTGCCTCCGGCCGTCTCGGCAGAGTCGAACTGCTCCGGACCGTGTTTACCAGCGGAATTCTCCGGCGCGCGAATGTGCCGGCCTGGCGTCAGCGCCGCGAGGCGGGCGGCGGCGTCTTGATCGAGTCGGGGGTGCACTACTATGACCTCTGGCGATTCCTCACCGGAAGCCGCGTCGAGGAAGTCCAGGTCGTGAGCCGCTCAGAACAGCCCAATGACATTACGGCAGCAGTGACGGCGCGACTGGGGAACGGCATCGTTGCCACCGCCGGGTTTTGCCAGGGAACGGTGGACGACCTGGAGATCGACATCTATGGATCGGCCGGTCGGCTGCGCATTTCCGGATACGCGCTCGACGGGCTCCGCTTCGATCCGTCCGGATGCAAGGGGATGAATAAACTCATGAACAGAGTTCTCTCCGCGCCTGATCGAGTGCTCCGTACAATACAGGGAGCCGCCATCGGAGGATACTACGCCAACGCGTATGCCAATCAGTGGCAGGGCTTCGTCCAAGCCATTCACGACGGCACCCGATCCGGCGCCACATTTGCGGACGGGCTGGCAGCCACCCGTGTCGCCCTTGCGGTCACCCAGGCGGCCGACTCCGGTTCTTCTGTTCGCGTCGCCGACTGTGCCGATATGATCGCGCCAGTCCGGGAACGGAGCAGCGGACCGGCTGCGAGGCCCTAAGAGCCCCAACCGGCTTACACAGAAACGGATCGCGCCTTGGTCAGCCCTTCGTAGATGGCAATAAACCGGTCGAGAAATTGTCCCTGATCGAAGGCCATGAGCGCATAGCGCCGGCCGGCCAGGCCGAGGGATTCGGCATACTCCCGATCGCCGAGGACCTTGAGCAACAGGCGTCCGAGTGCGGCGTGGTCGCCGGGCGCAACCAGGAGCCCCGTCTCTTCGTGCCGCACGTACTCAGTGAAGCCTCCGGTGGCGCTGGCCACCAGGGCGGTGCCCCGCATCATCGCTTCGGCCGCTGCATTTCCGAAGGCCTCGCTCCCGCGCGAGGGCACGACCTGCACCCAGGCGGCATTGAACCGGTGTTCGATGATCTCGCGCGGCTGATGGCCGAGAAACTCGATCTTCGCATCGAGCTGCTCCGCGATCCTCCGCAGCCGACCGCTTTCGGGCCCTTCTCCGGCAATCAGCAATTGCGTGTCGGGCCG
This genomic stretch from Nitrospira sp. harbors:
- a CDS encoding class I SAM-dependent methyltransferase, which encodes MTSTAIRELDNLKVRLKTIWMAGDYDRFSRYMEGGAREFYERLPVAPGSRFLDVGCGSGQLALMAAKDGLEVAGVDIASNWVERAQARAHAEGLRARFEEADAEALPFEDASFDVVTSLIGAMFAPRPDLVAKELLRVCAPGGTVAMANWTPQGFVGQMFKTVSKFIAPSGMPSPVLWGDEATVRERLGTGLSELSLTRRPYTFTYPFPPSEVVELFRLYYGPTNQAFASLDVDGQERLRGELEALWSAHNRAGNGCTTVFAEYLEVIGIRA
- a CDS encoding AraC family transcriptional regulator, whose product is MTPQISATLSLLALYGAGVPASYPLVWLSYQENAKLADRLSGRPARLAETLATGSHHMDVLSEVLKAVKLDGAVFFHGEFSSPWCSRQPDACAMASYLSANTKHVIIYHLVTEGRGYARVEQNGRAISLEAGDIIIVPHGDAHLMGNGPPVTPVDSSEQLRQVLAEGKMLSQFGGGGELTRLVCGYMTCDPQLSQVFLAGLPPIVKVHIRDNPSGRWVEDTLRYSVNHAETSGPGGAAVIAKLSEVLFVETLRRYIEKLPRTQTGWLAGVRDPDVGKALALLHKQPAHPWTIATLASEVGLSRSVLAERFQHYLSDTPIGYLTRWRLQLAAQLLTSTSKSVAEVAGDVGYESEPSFNRAFKREFGLPPARFRSQSKERKSDRLLF
- a CDS encoding alkaline phosphatase family protein; this translates as MNQTGERGPLVLLAFDAGDAGLIEQWADEGYLPTIKGLLERGVQSRLTGSEFVSENGIWVSLLSGLSRAQHGYYYWRPLKPGTYELELSDQRVDDAVPFWGQLRDSGMRVAAIDVPEVHCTIGVPGVQVANWSPHNARFAGYSVPSSLFADLRRQFGSPLGVEELVGGTVDDDERIYKGLLKQIEQKAAICRHLLARDHFDLVVIGFHEAHIAGHQFWKYSDRASTPVPNGGRLKHATRDVYQAIDHMFGRVLDQLGQDSTAIVVSNMGIQEDYPNLELTRAFCRQLGYHRMQQPAGSEPAAARLIRRMIPQSWQRAISDRLPDGFHGRMLTREWFGGTDWPATTLFPIPSYFLGLLRVNLRGREPQGVVEPGADYRKLLDRVEDDLKRLIDPKSGLPAVRYIARTVDLYRTEPHRSLPDIFFDWAPAPYPKRRIEHPRAVLEQKDLFFNRDTRHDLRGFFAAAGPGISGRGRLPNLSVLDVAPTCLRLMGQPIPEAMQGVVPSQMLG
- a CDS encoding Gfo/Idh/MocA family oxidoreductase; the encoded protein is MSIGIGVIGYAGAASRLHLPVLTRLPGVRVTAIAGTTGETLYAMADRYAIPGRYLDYRALLRDPSVDAVAVCVPPALHDVIGLAALDAKKHLFMEKPLALSLGQCAQLVQAAESAQVTTMVGFHLRWHRLVQEAQKRIASGRLGRVELLRTVFTSGILRRANVPAWRQRREAGGGVLIESGVHYYDLWRFLTGSRVEEVQVVSRSEQPNDITAAVTARLGNGIVATAGFCQGTVDDLEIDIYGSAGRLRISGYALDGLRFDPSGCKGMNKLMNRVLSAPDRVLRTIQGAAIGGYYANAYANQWQGFVQAIHDGTRSGATFADGLAATRVALAVTQAADSGSSVRVADCADMIAPVRERSSGPAARP